The genome window TCTGCCGGAGCGAACCATTTTCATGAACGGGGTGGTACACCTAATAAATTGGGTATATCGCTCACTGCAACAAATTGGGTGTAAAACAGTGTTTGACACTGCTCTTTATCATAGGACTCACCTGGTACCAGTTGTAGTTGTAGGCAGAGTTGTTACCCTGCACATCTCCCTGCATCATGTGCCCTGAGCCTGAGTGCTCGTCTGTACGCTGTCTCTTCGACTCGGTTTCCTGTGAGCTGCAGGGACACAAAGGAACAGGTTCAGGTCAATCAAGAGCACCCAAATAACCAATTCAAGCATGGTGATTCACAACGAGCTATGAAGTGTTCTACCAATCCTATTGTTTTGTACTCAATGACGTCAATGTTAAGCTGAGGGAAGTGAACTAAAATCTTACCCATTCTCTGCTTTCCTCTTTGCCGACTCGTTTTCTTTCAGAAGCTTCTGGTGTTCATCGTACGCAGTCACTAACCTGTAAGGGTTAAAAATAATACATGGTTGAGATTAAAAAGActcactatgcagaaatcgctccgccatttcctggttgcaaaaattctagtttgcctaatttcagtttgtgacaaaacaagtctAGTGTAGACTAGGGGTGTCAaaatcattccatggagggcctagtatctgctggtttttgttttttccctttcaattaagacctagacaaccaagtgaagggagttccttactaattagtgaccttaattaatcaattaagtacaagggaggagcaaaaaccgcagacactctgccctccgtggaatgagtttgacgcgTGGTGTAAAGAATCATTGCACTATCcaaaaccgctgtgaaatatcttttccataaccaatAATAAAGTTCAGCTGGTGTACTAAACCGAAAGTAACACGACACAAAAACTAAACAGGAAGCATAGCAAATgcaacagatctaccgcttcttagacttgctttccaTGAGAATGACAGACCTATAAATCAAAGAtcaatgtgaatttggtcgggtcgcccagaAACGTACATATTGTAGCTCCAAGTGGAAAGGGCTCAGTCATTCACAGACTAATTTGAACACTGGTCCTGAAACATTCATTCATTGTATTTGAAAGTAGGTACTGCAGGTGAACTGACTTGTTGATGTCGCTGCCAAAGTCCTGGAGGAACTCGACCTTGCGCTGAGAGAAGGTGAGACGGGAGTCGAGAGGCAGCGGGCTGCTCAGGGCACGGTCAAAGCAGGCCAAGATGTCCACTTCGTTCTGCTGCACGTCCCCACTGTACTCCAGTTCCAGCAGGTTCAGATACAGTTTAGCACTCGCCTaggagaggcacacacacaaagcagATTAATGATGAACTCAAATGGTTTCTCCAAATCAAACTCCCTTCGGCACCATGCGTCTCAAtaacacatctcaatatcaagaTCCTGTACCAAGTGACTCCATTCCTCATCTAGTTTTGCGCTCTTACCTGGTCCTTGTCTATGGCTTCCAGCAGCACCTTGCGGGCCTTGGCGAGGCTTCTCTGCACCTTCAGCAGCTGCCGGGCCAGCTTCACGGCGTAGAACGACATCTCGCTGGTGTTCTTCCCCGACGCAATCGCCTCCCTCAGCAGGGCCTCCGCCTCCTCCAGGTTGCCGTGGCGCCGCTCCAGGCTGACCCGCCGCAGACGCACCATAGCTAGGGCTGGTACCGCAGCCTCCAGAGCCTTCAGGATGCGGCGCGCCTCCGCTATGTTCCCTGCAAGGAAACAAATGACAGAAACTCAGTTCCACTTCTGGGTTGAATGTTTCTAACTAGTTTTTGTAGACAGAGGCTACCAATCCTTTTGAACATGTATTACGTGATTGGCTCAGCCTCATTTGAATGTACCTGTTTGTAAATCACTTCGgacaatagcatctgctaaaggTCCAATGACGTGAATGTGATGTCAAGAGGGATCTAGAAACACCACTCACCCTGTTGCTCCTCGAATGCGGCCCACAGCAGGTGAATATTGGGCTTCTTGGTCAGGTGGATGGTACACGCCTTCTTGTACACATGTCTCACTCCATCAATGCTGTAGCCTTCTATATATTTTGCATACTTCAGAGAAGCAagagaggagggttggaggaATAGGGGGACGGGGTGGATGGAAAGAAGGtggagagagaagacgaggagaGGATGGGGACGACAACATTTTAAACACCCATTTCCAGTTTACTCAACCAGTGAATTTCTTCATTGACAAGAtcgtgtttttagaaatgttcttTGTAAACCCATCAGCACCTTCATGGAACCAATAAGATAAGTTTCTGTAAGGTAGTGGGAGACGGAGAAGATGCAACGTAGTAGTTGGCAAATGCTGGAGTCAAATCTTGTGTGGCAAAGCTGGCCATCCCCTAATACAACAGATACAGTGAGTCACAGATCAACGATACACGCAAAGAAGAGATGTGCAGGACGATTTACTGTTGTCAGGAAGTGATGAAATCGTTGATAGGGGAAGTGCGGGGGGGTTCATTATTTTTGTGGTGTCAAAGGTTAAGGGTTGGGTTACCTTTGTCCAGAAGTCCTCGTAAAGAGCACAGGCGATGAGGCAGCGTTCGAACAGAACGACCACACGTTCGGGAGTGCCGTTTTCGATCTCATAGTCCAGGTACTCCTTCCAATTGCTGAGCTGGGTCTTCTCCAGGGCTTTGACATGGAAGTAGGGGCGTTTTATCTACAGGGGGAGAAGAGAAACAGAGCATTCAAAATGATGCAAGGACAAAAATAACCACTTTGGAGAATTAGGGATAGTTACCCCAAAATCCACAATTGTCCGATATTTTTATACATCCTATTCCATCTATTTTGTAGACATCTGCAGGCCTCAATCCCAAATGAATGGGAAAGAGTGGCACCATCCAATCTCAACCCAGCTTGACAAAGCCCACTTTAGAGGTATGTGAACTATTCCTTTTAGCAATATGAAATATAAATTGGATGATATTCTGATCATTAAAAAGATAGGTGTCAGTACTCACCCCTTCCTCGAAGGCCCAGCGTTTGCTGACCTCCTGCTCGTTTTGGTTGAACACCTCCTGGCGCGACTCGATCACCTTGTGTCGCATGTTCTCAATCTCCGTCACCCTCTACACAGAACACAAGACACTCAATGTTAACCTCCTCACTTCACTTTAAAACAATCTCCTTTACAATCTCATTCTCCACTGATGTGCAAACTGCATGTCCAGCTGCCAAGATTATTTACATCACCATGAGGCCGAGAGAGCCAGAGACTAGCAGGGGCCCTGCCTGTCGAAGGCGAGGGGGCCGACCCAGGGAACGAGACCCGACCCGGGGCAGGGTATGTACCGTATGCACCCTGCCTGTAGGCCAGCCCTGGTGCTGGGGACCGGAAAGGACGAGGGGTCACTCGACTTGGCCAGCCAGCCCACGATCCATCCATTCCTGACCCACTTTAAGTCGAGTCCCTGACTGGATGATGCCAACTTGAATCCCCCACGTACTCATTGGCCTGGCTGCTGACGGAAAGACACCTCTTCAAACCTGCACAGATTTGTGTTTCTCTCCAAGGATGATGATGAGGCGAGGGCCTCTTTCCTAACTCTCTGGCATGTTGTGGCATATCAACCCCTCCTCGAGGGTGAGGAGGTAGAGTCGTACCTTTGCAGGATCTGGGAGGTCTTCGGTGCCTGGCGGGAGCTCCTCAGCAGGTGTTGCTTCCTCTCCTTCCCCATTGGCTGCAGCTGCTACGTTGGCTTTGGCTAGCTCCACCCTCAGTTGGACAAACTCCTCCTCTGACAAGaagtgtttggggttgttgttctGCACATGCTCTTTGAACCTGCGAAGAGACATTCAATACATCACTAGGACAACCAAAACTACTACCAGAgaagtcaaaatcaaatcaaattgcatttgtcaaATGCTTCGTAAACAGGAGTAGACAAACAGTGAAAGGTTAACTTATGGGCCCTTACTAAAAATGTAGATagaaatatatttaaaataacaacaaggaataaatacacaatgagtaatgataacttggctatatacacacagggtaccagtaaagtcaatgtgcaggggtaggaggtaattgaagtagatgtatacatataggtagaggtaaagtgactaggcaacaggatacaTAATAAACAGTAaaagcagcgtatgtgatgagtcgaAAGAGTTAGTGCataaagggtcaatgcagatagtccgggtaggtATTTGGATAACTATTCAGCattcttacggcttgggggtagaagcggtTCAGAATCCTGCCATGCGGTAacggagagaacagtctacgaccTGGGTTGCTGGGGGGATACAATTTTTTtacggccttcctctgacatcacctggtatagaggtcctggatggcagggaactcGGCCCCAGccatgtactgggccgtacgaacTACCCTCTGTCGCACCTTGCCATCGAAAGCTAAGCAGTTGCCATAGCATGCCCGAAAGTGAGTGTGGCTGACAAGGGTACAACTATTGCCAGTGTTCAGTATTTGATTTCTCTTAGCTACCCACTACCCAAGATGTTGACCAtaacagaaatagaatgaatagaacggacgtccccattcaagtcaatgatggcataatgggcggactggcagccattttgagtgtaccCATGCCAGAAAGTAAAAGCAGGTATACCCTTCAATCTAGTCAGTACtttctgggatccttgggacctCCCTACcttaacattttaaaatgtcaacttcaatggggggggggggggggggggtcccaagGACGCGGAGTTTGCATAGACCCTTCAATCTGTGACTGGTTGAGTCATCTCAAATGACGTTAAAACAAATAGATTCCATGAGCTAGATCAGTTAACATCGTTATACATTTCCATGACAATCCAGCATCAGTAGCGAGCATCCCAAATgaccatggaaattattgcatcatAATACCAGGCAGCCATGAGTTTACAAATTGAATTGCCACGGTTAGTGTCTCCAAGCACTTTGTATTAATTCTATAACCATAACCCTCATGGATGATTTATCAAAACCCATTGTGAATGAGCTGACCCCTCGTACCTCTGGAGGTGCTGTGAGTAGAGCTGGGTGGGGATGCCCAGGATGCGGTCGTAGATGGCCGTGACGTTAGCCAGTTTCTCCTGCTCCGTCTCCCAGTTGATGTAGGCCTCCCACAGACGGTCAGAGCGGAAGTCTGTCCCTGCTGCCAACACAGCATGCTCATACGCACTGTGGGAAAGAACATAGGGCACTGTTAATCATGTAGTCTGACCTGAATAGATCAGTAAGACATGTCGTTTTGATTGTTGAAGTGTCACCATGCACAAAGCTTTTACAGGAGTGTGTGTTGAGGTGAGTGAGATTCGGTCTTTCACTTTTCAGTGAAGACAAGGATCTTTACTCACGCTCTAATGCGTCCTGGTGTCTCTGGGTCTTCATGGTCAGCGTTGTCCTTGATGAAGGACATGTAGTGAAGCCACAGATCAACACTGAGGGGGATGGCCTGCACACCTCGCCGGTACACCTGGGGACAGGAGACAAAAGGACATTGATGAATGAGACGGACTGAAAAGCCAATGACTGCCACAGCAAGGACCCAAAAAGTAGAGAGAACAAAGCAGACAGAACAAACTAACCCTGGCAAATCCTTTCAGATCAACACAGAGAATAGGTGGAGAAGTCCATTTACACTATTGACTACATCAGCGGCGAAAGACAAGCTCATTTCACACTTACCTCCTCTGCCACCTGCACATTGCCATGCTTCTTCTCCATGTCAGCAAACTTCTTCCAGTAGCCGTAGCAGTAGGGGTAGTGCAGGAAAAACGCATCAAACGCCTTCCTCACAACACCAAGATGATTCTGAGGAAAAAATATCAATTATAACTTGCTTCCTGCCAGACAATTTTTATCAATGTGAATTTAACCAAACCACATATTCATCGAACCACAGGCTCTCCAATGCTGTTCCGGGAGAGCTACTCTCCTGTTCCA of Salmo trutta chromosome 1, fSalTru1.1, whole genome shotgun sequence contains these proteins:
- the LOC115169650 gene encoding pre-mRNA-processing factor 39, encoding MEDIDEPMTGMLDTDSSESGDSPAMEGNGDGFLPDLPVLTHPAEWTMDQVPPDNLTTVIHDTDSESDQSSPEVIKQHQDQQSDLGSVEQAVQHFQLASAKLFQEEDSDDQFCSPPVEQQNQMDASSEEESKDGQNNQANATESLMQGESLMRGEKMSEAVEQQRDPAQAQPPIVAEDGSPANMELEESKEMTEQGEPVEVPAEEPAVPTEPLIPAEYEKLVKGCEENPEDFNGWVYLLQYVEQENHLGVVRKAFDAFFLHYPYCYGYWKKFADMEKKHGNVQVAEEVYRRGVQAIPLSVDLWLHYMSFIKDNADHEDPETPGRIRAAYEHAVLAAGTDFRSDRLWEAYINWETEQEKLANVTAIYDRILGIPTQLYSQHLQRFKEHVQNNNPKHFLSEEEFVQLRVELAKANVAAAANGEGEEATPAEELPPGTEDLPDPAKRVTEIENMRHKVIESRQEVFNQNEQEVSKRWAFEEGIKRPYFHVKALEKTQLSNWKEYLDYEIENGTPERVVVLFERCLIACALYEDFWTKYAKYIEGYSIDGVRHVYKKACTIHLTKKPNIHLLWAAFEEQQGNIAEARRILKALEAAVPALAMVRLRRVSLERRHGNLEEAEALLREAIASGKNTSEMSFYAVKLARQLLKVQRSLAKARKVLLEAIDKDQASAKLYLNLLELEYSGDVQQNEVDILACFDRALSSPLPLDSRLTFSQRKVEFLQDFGSDINKLVTAYDEHQKLLKENESAKRKAENGSQETESKRQRTDEHSGSGHMMQGDVQGNNSAYNYNWYQQQYNNWGQNSWGQYNQYSQQYNQYYPPPPT